A genomic segment from Streptomyces sp. NBC_01233 encodes:
- a CDS encoding ABC-three component system protein, whose translation MAEKVDPFEASASAIGYVYQLRQALHLCVGHHGRGLEWSVAIEAGDDIEEVSKSGAVYYQLKHRAPGISLTDASTDLWKTLRIWAHAITGDQLNLDETDLVLLTTAELPGGSVGNMLQPAVSGCRDEDRALAALVAARKASTNKDLKRAFEAFDKLTDSQRQRMVARIQVFGKAPDVDAVEDLLLERAVTAVGHQYARPFLSRLEGWFFQRTIRQLRAQDMDAISGGEFDQMFTDQRNQFRPENLPIDEDIATLEPNLSKYTDHAFVGQLLLIDISTSRVSRAVRDYMRAFTQRSRWSDENLLLPGEISRYERRLVEEWEELFEEMQDELGAQTAETEKVAAARKIYRWAMSEAQRRIRPDCDEPFVSKGSFHMLADDYRVGWHVDFGARLMAVLEPAKAASS comes from the coding sequence ATGGCGGAGAAGGTGGACCCGTTCGAGGCGTCGGCCTCGGCTATCGGCTACGTGTATCAGCTGCGCCAGGCTCTCCACCTCTGCGTCGGTCATCACGGACGGGGGCTTGAGTGGTCGGTAGCCATCGAGGCCGGGGACGACATTGAGGAAGTATCAAAGTCGGGCGCGGTCTACTACCAACTCAAGCACAGGGCACCGGGGATCAGCCTCACGGATGCCAGCACCGACCTATGGAAAACGCTACGGATCTGGGCTCACGCCATCACTGGTGACCAACTGAACCTTGATGAGACAGATCTGGTTTTGCTTACCACTGCCGAGCTGCCGGGCGGCTCGGTGGGCAACATGTTGCAGCCGGCAGTGTCTGGCTGCCGGGACGAAGACCGTGCCCTAGCCGCGCTGGTAGCAGCGCGAAAGGCTTCGACGAACAAGGACTTGAAGAGGGCTTTCGAGGCGTTCGACAAGCTGACGGACAGCCAACGGCAACGCATGGTCGCCCGCATCCAAGTGTTCGGCAAGGCTCCCGATGTGGACGCGGTGGAGGATCTCCTGTTGGAACGGGCCGTCACTGCCGTCGGCCACCAGTACGCGCGTCCATTCCTGAGCCGGCTGGAAGGCTGGTTCTTCCAGCGCACCATCCGCCAGCTACGGGCCCAGGACATGGACGCGATCAGTGGCGGCGAGTTCGACCAGATGTTCACCGACCAGCGCAATCAGTTCCGACCGGAGAACCTGCCGATCGACGAAGACATCGCCACCCTTGAACCGAACCTCTCGAAGTACACCGACCATGCCTTTGTCGGTCAGCTGCTTCTGATCGACATCAGTACATCGCGCGTTAGTAGAGCCGTCCGGGACTATATGAGGGCCTTCACTCAGCGCTCTCGCTGGTCCGACGAGAACCTCCTGCTGCCAGGGGAGATCAGCCGGTATGAGCGCCGCCTCGTCGAAGAGTGGGAAGAGCTCTTCGAAGAGATGCAGGACGAGCTCGGTGCTCAGACAGCAGAGACCGAGAAGGTGGCCGCAGCAAGGAAGATCTACCGGTGGGCGATGAGCGAGGCACAGAGGCGCATCCGCCCGGACTGTGACGAGCCGTTCGTATCAAAGGGCTCCTTTCACATGCTGGCAGACGACTACCGGGTGGGCTGGCACGTCGACTTCGGAGCCAGACTGATGGCGGTTCTGGAGCCCGCGAAGGCCGCCTCGTCATGA
- a CDS encoding three component ABC system middle component — protein MSEFANLSREERALYNPAFTAVLTARAVQGHEVQYSQPCPIPVAVLSSVMALQPAIRDRLPRTTGAGLNRWLEENRAVKVNMTQNATALAAVVRPGLLMALQTALVRCTDQGLLFLPAGRLKKVVTGRTEEVIAIQQAAHMLGRWLPSTGSMSTVMTLLGVRP, from the coding sequence ATGAGCGAGTTCGCCAACCTCAGCCGTGAGGAGCGTGCGCTGTACAACCCGGCTTTCACGGCCGTGCTCACTGCCAGGGCAGTACAAGGACACGAGGTTCAGTACAGCCAGCCGTGCCCAATTCCTGTTGCCGTGCTCAGTTCCGTCATGGCCTTGCAGCCGGCAATACGTGACCGGCTGCCCAGGACGACCGGCGCCGGACTGAACCGCTGGCTGGAAGAGAACAGGGCCGTCAAGGTGAACATGACCCAGAACGCCACCGCGCTGGCCGCCGTCGTCCGCCCCGGTCTGCTGATGGCGCTGCAAACCGCGCTAGTGCGCTGCACCGACCAGGGGCTGCTGTTCCTTCCAGCCGGTCGACTGAAGAAGGTAGTCACCGGCCGGACCGAAGAAGTCATCGCCATCCAGCAGGCCGCGCACATGCTGGGTCGGTGGCTACCCAGCACAGGAAGCATGAGTACTGTGATGACCCTGCTAGGAGTCCGGCCTTGA